In the Bacillus shivajii genome, one interval contains:
- a CDS encoding substrate-binding domain-containing protein translates to MKHQMKLFLFSTLFFVLLTACNNATDEATASDEANIGGEMILSTTTSTYDSGLLDELIPIFEEQTGVNVKIIAVGSGQALAMGENGEADALLTHAPAAEEIIEEGGHVINRHRVMHNDFVVIGPVNDPANIEELTVDEAFQTIAEDQHLFYSRGDDSGTHKKEEEIWEVAGVSPEYDDYMETGQGMADTLRIAAEREGYTLTDRGTYLFLKEQLETLKILVEGDKYLENIYHVMQVNSELSDQINEEAAEAFVEFFRSEEVQSITGEYGIEKWGQPLFFNNQ, encoded by the coding sequence ATGAAACACCAAATGAAACTTTTTTTGTTTTCCACTCTATTTTTCGTTCTACTTACTGCTTGTAACAATGCAACGGATGAAGCAACAGCTTCCGACGAGGCTAACATCGGTGGAGAAATGATTTTATCAACGACGACAAGTACTTATGACAGTGGATTACTAGATGAACTTATTCCTATTTTTGAAGAACAAACTGGAGTCAATGTAAAAATCATTGCTGTTGGTTCTGGACAAGCGTTAGCAATGGGGGAAAATGGAGAAGCAGACGCTCTGTTAACACACGCCCCAGCAGCAGAGGAGATAATAGAAGAAGGCGGTCATGTGATCAATAGACATCGGGTCATGCATAACGATTTTGTCGTCATTGGCCCCGTTAATGATCCTGCAAATATTGAAGAGTTGACTGTTGATGAAGCTTTTCAAACAATTGCTGAAGACCAGCATCTGTTTTATTCGAGAGGGGACGATTCCGGCACACACAAAAAAGAGGAAGAAATCTGGGAGGTTGCTGGAGTATCACCTGAATATGATGACTATATGGAAACAGGACAAGGAATGGCAGACACTTTACGCATCGCAGCTGAGCGTGAAGGCTATACACTCACTGACCGCGGAACGTACTTATTCCTTAAAGAGCAGCTAGAAACGTTAAAAATTCTCGTAGAAGGCGACAAATACTTAGAGAATATTTATCATGTCATGCAAGTAAATTCGGAGCTATCTGATCAAATCAATGAGGAAGCGGCTGAAGCTTTTGTTGAGTTCTTCCGTTCTGAAGAAGTGCAATCCATTACCGGAGAATACGGAATAGAAAAGTGGGGTCAGCCTTTATTTTTCAATAATCAATAA
- a CDS encoding FMN-dependent NADH-azoreductase has translation MANVLFIKANSRPVEQAVSVKLYHKFLENYKEANPQDEITELDLFEENLPYYDTNKINGMFKLANGLELTDAEEEATQLVNKYLNQFLEADKVVFAFPLWNFTVPAVLHTYLDYLAQAGKTFRYTAEGPVGLLNGKKVALLNARGGVYSEGPAQAAEMAVNYVSNMLNFWGIEDITKVIVEGHNQFPDNAEEIIAEGLEQAASVAKQF, from the coding sequence ATGGCAAACGTATTATTTATTAAGGCAAATTCAAGACCAGTTGAACAAGCGGTAAGTGTGAAACTTTACCATAAATTCCTTGAGAATTATAAAGAAGCGAACCCACAAGATGAGATTACAGAACTTGATTTGTTTGAGGAAAATCTACCATACTATGACACAAATAAGATCAATGGAATGTTTAAACTTGCAAATGGTTTGGAATTAACTGATGCTGAAGAGGAAGCGACACAGCTCGTAAACAAGTATTTAAATCAATTCCTTGAGGCTGACAAAGTAGTTTTTGCTTTCCCACTATGGAACTTCACGGTACCTGCTGTATTACACACGTATTTAGACTATTTAGCACAAGCTGGAAAGACATTCCGTTACACTGCAGAAGGGCCAGTTGGCTTATTAAACGGTAAGAAAGTAGCATTATTAAATGCAAGAGGTGGCGTTTACTCAGAAGGACCGGCACAAGCTGCTGAAATGGCTGTGAATTACGTAAGCAACATGCTAAACTTCTGGGGCATTGAAGACATTACAAAAGTGATTGTTGAAGGCCATAACCAGTTCCCAGACAATGCGGAAGAAATCATTGCTGAAGGTTTAGAACAAGCAGCAAGTGTAGCAAAACAATTTTAA
- a CDS encoding IS110 family RNA-guided transposase has protein sequence MEAMIERCAGLDVHQETVVACVLYGPLDKRPKKLIESFSTTTTGLLQLQDWLTTFEITDVVMESTGVYWKPVWNILESHFQLTLANAKHVKNVPGRKTDVKDAEWLAKLLRSGLIEGNFVPPEDIRDLRDLTRYRKKLISNRTAEQNRIHKVLQDANIKLTSVLSNIFGQSGRKILEAMINGEKIEIEDLNTMVHWRTKASLKEIEEAINGRIRRHHRDMLSYHWNHMVYLEKTIEELEEQIDQCLTPYRKEVELLDTIPGVNQAGAATFIAEMGVDMNVFKSAKNLASWAGVSPGNNESAGKKKTSKTVKGNKALKTMAVECALATSKQNNRISAHRKRIMKRQGKKKAQMASAHLILTIAYNVLKKGEPYEELGPEYVHQNLQNKELKMIEYLKKKGYTVATSDEKTA, from the coding sequence ATGGAAGCAATGATTGAACGATGTGCAGGCCTAGATGTACACCAAGAAACAGTGGTAGCTTGTGTTTTGTACGGTCCATTAGATAAAAGACCTAAAAAGTTGATAGAGTCTTTCTCCACAACAACAACCGGGTTACTACAATTACAAGATTGGTTAACAACCTTTGAAATAACAGATGTAGTAATGGAAAGTACAGGAGTGTATTGGAAACCTGTATGGAACATTCTAGAATCTCACTTCCAGCTTACCCTTGCCAATGCCAAACATGTGAAAAATGTACCTGGTAGAAAAACTGACGTAAAAGATGCAGAATGGCTTGCAAAACTATTGCGAAGTGGACTTATTGAAGGAAATTTTGTACCACCCGAAGATATTAGAGATTTACGTGATCTCACACGGTATCGAAAAAAGCTCATTAGTAATCGTACAGCTGAACAGAATCGGATCCATAAAGTCCTTCAAGACGCTAATATTAAACTCACTTCAGTACTATCAAATATTTTCGGCCAATCAGGTCGAAAAATTTTAGAAGCAATGATCAATGGCGAAAAAATTGAAATAGAGGATCTTAATACCATGGTCCATTGGCGCACAAAAGCAAGCTTAAAAGAGATCGAAGAAGCGATCAATGGACGTATTCGTCGTCACCATCGTGATATGTTAAGTTATCATTGGAATCACATGGTTTATTTAGAAAAAACGATCGAAGAGTTGGAAGAACAAATCGATCAATGTTTAACTCCTTATCGCAAGGAAGTAGAATTATTGGATACGATCCCTGGAGTAAATCAAGCTGGTGCAGCTACATTTATTGCAGAAATGGGTGTTGATATGAATGTATTTAAATCTGCTAAAAACCTTGCATCATGGGCTGGTGTGAGTCCAGGAAATAATGAAAGTGCTGGTAAAAAAAAAACGAGTAAAACAGTAAAAGGTAACAAAGCATTAAAAACCATGGCAGTTGAATGCGCATTAGCGACCTCAAAGCAAAATAATCGAATTTCTGCACACCGGAAAAGAATTATGAAACGGCAAGGAAAGAAGAAAGCTCAAATGGCTTCAGCTCATTTAATTTTAACCATAGCTTATAACGTTTTAAAAAAAGGAGAACCGTATGAGGAACTAGGCCCCGAATACGTTCACCAAAACCTACAAAACAAAGAACTAAAGATGATCGAATACCTAAAAAAGAAAGGCTATACAGTAGCAACATCTGACGAAAAAACTGCATAA
- a CDS encoding RDD family protein has protein sequence MNASNPAGFWIRLGANIVDGIFLSIVLGIISLIIYGQFFIDSYTFLDLLQLLYFLILPVVWYGYTLGKRAAGIRIARVDGHKVGIGTMLLRDIVSGLVYLISFGIALIVSIFMVALREDKRSIHDFIAGTYVTYDTPEDDELI, from the coding sequence ATGAATGCTAGTAATCCCGCCGGTTTTTGGATTCGCCTTGGTGCAAACATTGTAGATGGTATTTTTCTATCTATCGTTTTAGGCATCATTTCGCTCATTATATACGGCCAATTTTTCATTGATTCGTATACGTTTCTCGATCTCTTACAACTTTTATACTTCCTCATTCTTCCTGTCGTTTGGTACGGATACACGTTAGGGAAGCGAGCAGCTGGCATCCGTATCGCGAGGGTTGACGGGCATAAAGTCGGAATCGGAACAATGCTTTTGCGAGATATTGTGTCTGGATTGGTTTATCTTATTTCATTCGGAATCGCCTTGATTGTTAGCATTTTTATGGTTGCGTTAAGAGAGGATAAACGATCCATCCATGACTTCATCGCAGGAACGTATGTAACATACGACACCCCAGAAGATGATGAGCTAATATGA
- a CDS encoding substrate-binding domain-containing protein, whose amino-acid sequence MGDKIYTPEEIAQLLQISKHTVYELIKRKQLIAFKVGNKMRIEERELESFKNQQSTVNRDPLHSNEQSSLRLAGSHDLLLEKFCQDIHQNEQHPLRIQTSFIGSLEGCMALYRNECDVAAVHLFDRKSRTYNLPIIEQFFSSSPITVVHFTKRKQGFIVSRGNPKEITDWHSLAENNITFANRQKGSGTRQLLDFHLKEEQISPSSIVGYENEEWTHYMAATHILNGSADVTLGIEPVAHLLGLEFIPIVEESFDFIFKWTDENKDKLAQLQNTLQSNDESDVLHSISGYNTSDMGNTLYTNLSTIS is encoded by the coding sequence ATGGGTGATAAAATTTATACACCTGAAGAAATTGCTCAGCTACTGCAAATCTCAAAACATACCGTTTATGAATTGATTAAACGAAAGCAACTCATTGCATTTAAAGTTGGAAATAAAATGAGAATTGAAGAACGTGAGCTGGAGTCCTTCAAAAACCAGCAATCGACTGTTAATCGTGATCCTTTACACTCAAATGAACAAAGTAGTCTTCGTCTCGCTGGAAGTCACGACCTCCTTCTCGAGAAGTTTTGTCAAGACATTCATCAAAATGAACAACATCCACTTCGCATACAAACTTCTTTTATCGGTAGTTTAGAAGGTTGTATGGCTTTATACCGAAACGAGTGTGACGTCGCTGCTGTTCATTTATTCGACCGTAAAAGCAGGACGTATAATCTACCGATCATTGAACAGTTTTTTTCGTCAAGTCCGATTACCGTCGTCCACTTCACAAAACGAAAGCAAGGATTTATTGTGTCCCGAGGAAATCCAAAGGAGATTACCGATTGGCATTCTTTAGCGGAAAACAACATCACGTTTGCGAACAGACAGAAAGGCTCTGGAACGAGACAACTCCTTGATTTCCATTTAAAAGAAGAGCAAATCTCACCTTCATCGATTGTCGGCTATGAAAATGAAGAATGGACGCACTATATGGCAGCGACTCACATCTTAAATGGTTCAGCCGATGTTACTTTAGGCATTGAGCCTGTCGCGCATTTACTCGGCCTAGAGTTTATCCCGATCGTCGAAGAATCATTCGACTTCATTTTTAAGTGGACGGATGAAAATAAAGACAAGCTCGCACAACTGCAAAATACTTTGCAATCAAATGACGAATCGGACGTGCTACATTCCATCTCTGGCTACAACACATCCGACATGGGCAACACGCTTTACACAAATCTATCAACAATTTCATGA
- a CDS encoding YfhE family protein, producing the protein MEKTQRLPHKHMNEKHNGLSTAQEVIYSKDFKKADRAAEAVMAKSND; encoded by the coding sequence ATGGAAAAGACACAACGCTTGCCACACAAACATATGAATGAAAAACACAATGGTTTGAGTACTGCCCAAGAAGTCATTTATAGTAAGGATTTTAAGAAAGCAGACCGTGCCGCCGAAGCGGTTATGGCTAAAAGCAACGATTAG
- a CDS encoding energy-coupling factor ABC transporter ATP-binding protein: MKPFITFENIVCHRNGKKTVGIDHLSLDKGDRLGIIGPNGAGKSTLLKACALLEPPNEGSVTYQGKPLSVASPALHIRREWACVFQHSQRFQSSVFHNVEIGLKIRKLPKEERHKKVMKWLETFRIDHLANEHAFSLSGGEAQRMNLARAFVLEPSVLFLDEPFSALDFPTKMSLIEELNGVLKETKTTVLFITHDLTEVKLLTNRLLYLESGAAYDNGATDEVLNDPSNKLATFLKPWQIKESFQHVDIHAK, encoded by the coding sequence ATGAAACCATTCATTACATTTGAAAACATTGTGTGCCACCGGAATGGAAAAAAGACTGTTGGCATCGATCACCTTTCACTAGATAAAGGCGACCGTTTAGGAATCATCGGTCCGAATGGCGCGGGTAAGTCTACGCTATTAAAAGCTTGTGCATTACTCGAACCACCTAATGAAGGAAGTGTGACCTATCAAGGAAAGCCTTTGTCCGTTGCTTCCCCCGCTTTACACATTCGTAGAGAGTGGGCTTGCGTTTTCCAACATTCACAAAGATTCCAAAGTTCCGTGTTTCATAATGTTGAAATCGGCTTAAAGATTCGTAAACTGCCAAAAGAAGAGCGGCATAAAAAAGTGATGAAATGGCTAGAAACCTTTCGAATCGATCATTTAGCAAACGAACATGCCTTTTCGTTATCAGGTGGAGAGGCACAACGGATGAACCTTGCACGCGCCTTCGTGTTGGAGCCATCGGTGCTGTTCTTAGATGAACCGTTCTCCGCCCTCGACTTCCCGACGAAAATGAGTCTGATTGAAGAGTTAAATGGAGTACTTAAGGAAACAAAAACGACCGTGTTATTTATTACCCATGACTTAACCGAAGTAAAGCTTTTGACGAACAGGTTGCTTTATTTAGAAAGTGGAGCTGCCTATGATAACGGTGCAACTGATGAAGTTTTAAATGATCCTTCAAACAAGCTGGCCACGTTTTTGAAGCCATGGCAAATCAAAGAATCATTTCAACACGTTGACATACATGCGAAATGA
- a CDS encoding DUF3231 family protein codes for MGSTHDTQLTSAEIANLWATYINNTMSVCILEYFTKTVEDEEIKPVIDDSLQLANEYIQTITTIFNSENIPIPQGFTEKDVNLNAPKLFTDIVLINFVKSMAKAGLGTYSIALSLSSRDDVRSLFRYCIETTTDMDEKSLQVLKNKGLYIRPPYILYENNLAKRQY; via the coding sequence ATGGGCTCAACACACGACACTCAGTTAACATCAGCAGAAATCGCCAATCTATGGGCGACTTATATAAACAATACAATGTCCGTTTGTATTCTTGAATATTTCACAAAGACAGTTGAGGATGAAGAAATAAAACCTGTGATCGACGATTCACTACAACTTGCAAATGAATATATCCAGACCATCACTACCATTTTTAATAGTGAAAACATCCCAATTCCTCAAGGTTTTACTGAGAAAGACGTAAACCTTAATGCACCTAAATTATTCACCGACATCGTCCTTATTAATTTCGTAAAAAGCATGGCAAAAGCAGGATTAGGTACATATTCAATTGCACTTTCTTTAAGCTCTCGTGATGATGTGCGCTCTTTATTTCGCTATTGCATCGAAACAACAACAGACATGGATGAAAAATCTTTGCAAGTATTAAAAAACAAAGGGCTTTATATTCGCCCACCATATATTTTGTATGAAAACAACTTGGCCAAAAGGCAATACTAA
- a CDS encoding DUF3231 family protein, with amino-acid sequence MVEIRFHCRWWLRERSHGFSYPDKVRFVTKKNFLAGFTSKRRPLLAQEITHLFTNLDGNTLGKTLMIAFAQVADSKEVRSLIWRGKGIAEKHIKLFSQKLIEDHLPTPSPWDAGVTKSQESPFSDKLIINFITFLCASSIGNYGLAMGTSPRHDLGFLFARLSMEIASYTEDLADFNIEQGWMEEPPQAADRENLADI; translated from the coding sequence TTGGTAGAAATTCGTTTTCATTGTAGATGGTGGCTACGAGAGCGTAGCCATGGTTTTTCTTATCCAGATAAAGTTCGATTTGTTACGAAGAAAAACTTCTTGGCTGGCTTCACTTCAAAAAGACGACCTTTATTAGCCCAAGAAATTACACACCTTTTTACAAATTTAGATGGAAACACATTAGGGAAAACCTTAATGATCGCTTTTGCGCAAGTCGCAGATTCAAAAGAGGTTCGAAGTCTTATATGGAGAGGGAAAGGGATTGCCGAAAAACATATAAAGCTTTTTTCTCAAAAGTTAATCGAGGATCATTTACCGACACCAAGCCCGTGGGATGCAGGGGTGACTAAATCTCAAGAATCACCTTTCTCAGATAAGCTGATCATAAATTTCATTACATTTCTATGTGCATCTAGTATTGGTAATTATGGACTCGCAATGGGGACAAGCCCAAGACATGATTTAGGTTTTCTATTTGCTCGGCTTAGTATGGAGATTGCCTCATACACCGAAGATCTTGCTGACTTCAACATTGAACAAGGCTGGATGGAAGAACCTCCACAAGCAGCAGACCGGGAAAACTTAGCTGATATTTAG
- a CDS encoding bZIP transcription factor, giving the protein MMNKNVISFAVVALIVVSVLFVFNDPNEQAADSVDEGKLEKLTEENERLKDEVAQLKEEASSIKPMVYQDFLDAKKTVELFAEIDELEVAKSLLTDNITIIEQSSSFSINVNKENGSTTMREWIPTSDLELISISKMEDQIILFYNADWGDLVFTLVKEDGWKIKDIK; this is encoded by the coding sequence ATGATGAACAAAAATGTAATAAGTTTTGCTGTTGTTGCGCTCATTGTTGTTTCGGTTCTATTTGTCTTTAATGATCCAAATGAACAAGCGGCAGATTCTGTTGATGAAGGTAAGCTCGAAAAATTAACAGAGGAAAATGAGCGGTTAAAAGATGAGGTCGCACAGTTAAAGGAAGAGGCAAGCTCCATTAAACCGATGGTTTATCAAGACTTTTTGGATGCGAAAAAGACAGTCGAGCTTTTTGCAGAAATAGATGAGCTGGAAGTTGCAAAGTCACTTCTTACGGATAACATAACGATAATTGAGCAATCTAGTAGTTTCTCCATTAACGTTAACAAAGAGAACGGCAGTACAACGATGAGGGAGTGGATCCCAACTAGTGATCTTGAATTAATTAGCATTTCCAAAATGGAAGATCAGATCATTCTATTTTATAACGCAGATTGGGGAGACCTTGTATTTACGTTAGTCAAGGAAGACGGGTGGAAGATCAAAGATATTAAATGA
- a CDS encoding Na/Pi cotransporter family protein → MFFGGLGLFLFGIKFLGDGLQKVAGDRLRDILDKFTTNPVMGVFTGIIVTILLQTSTGATVLTIGLVNAGFMTFRQAIGVIMGANIGTTVTAFIIGLKISEYALPIMALGVLLIFFFKNKKANNFGQVFFGFGALFYGLDIMGNGLYPLRELDLFIDLTITMSENPILGVVIGTAFTVAVQSSSASIGLLQQLFDQGAIPLEAALPVLFGDNIGTTITAVLAALGSSLAAKRAAASHVIFNLVGTTIVLIFIVPYTAMIDSLSSFLNLNAPMTIAFAHGIFNTANVLLQLPFIALLAALIMKLVPGKETVIEYKAQHLDPILVQQSPAIALGQAKKETLRMAELSEKGLIQARDFVITNEKRHAELTYQFEDAINNLDRKITDYLVKVSSNSLTSHDSQIHSMLMDTVRDIERVGDHMENLVELAEYQITNKVKISESATEDLTEMFDLTIDTLQQAILSLENNDVDAARSVVLKEEQIDKMERKLRKQHILRLNEGKCSGSAGIAYVDMVSNLERIGDHAVNIAEAVIGEES, encoded by the coding sequence ATGTTTTTTGGAGGACTCGGTCTTTTTCTATTCGGTATTAAATTTTTAGGAGATGGCCTTCAAAAAGTAGCAGGCGATCGCCTTCGTGATATTTTAGATAAATTTACGACAAACCCAGTGATGGGTGTATTTACAGGTATTATTGTCACGATTCTATTACAAACGAGTACAGGAGCAACTGTTTTAACAATCGGTCTTGTAAACGCAGGATTTATGACATTTAGACAAGCCATCGGCGTCATCATGGGTGCAAACATCGGAACGACAGTTACAGCATTTATTATCGGTTTAAAAATCTCCGAATACGCATTACCGATTATGGCTTTAGGAGTACTCTTAATCTTCTTCTTTAAAAACAAAAAAGCAAATAACTTCGGACAAGTATTTTTCGGGTTTGGAGCATTGTTTTACGGTTTAGATATTATGGGGAACGGTTTATATCCCTTACGTGAATTAGACCTCTTTATAGACTTAACAATTACTATGAGTGAAAACCCGATCCTTGGGGTTGTGATCGGAACAGCTTTTACGGTCGCTGTTCAAAGTTCATCAGCATCGATTGGATTATTACAACAACTATTTGATCAAGGGGCTATTCCCCTCGAAGCGGCCTTACCAGTTTTATTTGGTGATAACATTGGAACAACGATTACAGCCGTTTTAGCAGCGTTAGGGTCTTCATTAGCTGCAAAACGTGCGGCAGCATCACATGTTATTTTTAACTTAGTAGGAACGACGATTGTTCTCATATTCATTGTCCCTTATACGGCAATGATCGATTCATTAAGTTCTTTCTTGAACTTAAACGCACCGATGACAATTGCCTTTGCGCACGGGATTTTTAATACGGCGAACGTCTTGCTTCAATTGCCTTTTATCGCTTTATTAGCGGCGTTAATTATGAAGTTGGTGCCCGGGAAAGAAACGGTCATTGAATATAAAGCGCAACATTTAGATCCAATTCTTGTTCAACAGTCTCCAGCCATTGCGTTAGGACAAGCGAAAAAAGAAACATTACGTATGGCAGAGCTCTCGGAAAAAGGATTAATACAAGCTCGTGACTTTGTGATTACAAATGAAAAACGCCATGCAGAACTTACGTATCAATTTGAAGATGCGATTAACAACTTAGACCGTAAAATTACGGATTACTTAGTGAAAGTGTCTTCGAATTCATTAACATCTCACGACTCTCAAATTCACTCGATGTTGATGGATACAGTTCGCGATATTGAACGTGTCGGTGACCACATGGAAAACTTAGTTGAACTTGCAGAATATCAAATCACGAATAAAGTGAAGATCTCTGAATCTGCGACAGAAGATTTAACGGAAATGTTTGATTTAACAATCGATACATTACAACAAGCGATTCTTTCATTAGAAAACAATGATGTGGACGCAGCTCGCTCGGTTGTATTAAAAGAAGAACAAATTGATAAAATGGAACGTAAATTACGTAAACAACACATTCTTCGCTTAAATGAAGGAAAGTGCAGTGGCTCTGCAGGAATCGCCTATGTCGATATGGTTAGTAATTTAGAGAGAATCGGTGACCACGCCGTAAACATCGCAGAAGCGGTGATTGGGGAAGAATCTTAA
- a CDS encoding nucleotidyltransferase family protein has product MNIKSEKEIVELVEEDKWMMDILIASKSLNLPDWWVCAGFVRSKIWDALHGFNERTSMPDIDVIYFDPANVSEDHEKTLEVELNLVLPDVPWSVKNQARMHVVNNIEPYTSSVDAISKFPETATALGLKLDAKGNVILTAPCGVGDVLNMEVKPTPFFQETKERAAIYEERLVKKNWPSTWSNVEVYHVE; this is encoded by the coding sequence ATGAATATAAAGAGTGAGAAAGAGATTGTTGAGCTCGTTGAAGAAGACAAGTGGATGATGGATATATTGATAGCTTCAAAATCATTGAACCTTCCAGACTGGTGGGTGTGCGCTGGATTTGTCAGATCGAAAATTTGGGATGCCTTGCACGGTTTTAATGAACGAACTTCGATGCCAGACATCGATGTCATTTATTTTGACCCGGCGAATGTAAGTGAGGATCACGAAAAAACGTTGGAAGTGGAGCTGAATCTAGTTTTACCAGACGTCCCTTGGTCGGTGAAGAATCAGGCAAGAATGCACGTTGTAAACAACATTGAGCCTTATACGAGTTCGGTCGATGCGATTTCGAAGTTTCCAGAAACGGCGACAGCGTTAGGGCTAAAGTTAGATGCCAAAGGCAACGTTATTTTAACAGCACCTTGCGGGGTGGGAGATGTACTTAACATGGAAGTAAAGCCAACACCGTTTTTTCAAGAGACAAAAGAAAGAGCGGCAATTTATGAGGAGCGTCTTGTCAAAAAGAATTGGCCATCCACTTGGTCAAATGTGGAAGTGTATCACGTTGAGTAA
- a CDS encoding MarR family winged helix-turn-helix transcriptional regulator — protein sequence MKFSFQDYISIKIHKTDLLLTSLIKSRLEPYNLAPEQNLIMMLLWEKDGLTQNQIVEKLAKDKTNVARMASNLEKKGFIKRVHCTDDRRAVKLYLTPAGKEHGKKVVPVSEEFDEIVCDGLSKEELQELERLLSKVRENVLKNSQ from the coding sequence TTGAAATTTTCTTTTCAAGACTATATCAGTATAAAAATTCATAAAACAGACCTTCTTTTGACGAGTCTTATTAAATCAAGGTTAGAGCCTTATAACCTTGCTCCTGAGCAAAATTTGATTATGATGCTCCTGTGGGAAAAAGATGGATTAACGCAAAACCAGATCGTTGAAAAGCTCGCAAAAGATAAGACGAATGTGGCAAGAATGGCATCAAACCTTGAGAAAAAGGGCTTTATTAAACGAGTGCATTGTACAGATGACCGTCGTGCAGTGAAACTTTATCTTACGCCTGCTGGGAAAGAGCATGGAAAAAAAGTCGTTCCTGTTTCTGAAGAATTTGATGAAATTGTTTGCGACGGACTTTCAAAAGAAGAACTACAAGAGCTGGAGAGGCTACTTTCAAAAGTCAGAGAGAATGTTTTAAAAAATAGTCAGTAG
- a CDS encoding ABC transporter permease — translation MELVWSGLIEAIRMIFQLDQEVLHITWVTIQVSFLSVLVSTIVGIPVGMLLAFKRFPGKKIVVLIAHAGMGLPPVVAGLWVTMVLWRSGPLGDLGWLFTTKAIVIAQVAVSLPIIISLTYSAFKKLDRSLLLQIKALAPTKWQTLILYVKEARFGIMAAIMAGLGRVLAEVGAAMMVGGNLKGETRILTTAMVMEVSRGNFHIAIALSFILMSLALLVTILLLRLQQKDVAA, via the coding sequence ATGGAACTCGTCTGGTCTGGACTTATTGAAGCCATTCGTATGATTTTTCAACTAGATCAAGAAGTACTTCATATTACGTGGGTGACAATTCAAGTTAGCTTTTTATCTGTCTTAGTGAGTACGATTGTCGGAATACCTGTCGGGATGCTTTTAGCTTTTAAGCGTTTTCCTGGTAAAAAAATTGTTGTGCTAATCGCTCATGCAGGAATGGGCCTTCCACCAGTCGTTGCAGGATTATGGGTGACAATGGTTTTATGGCGCTCTGGCCCACTTGGGGATTTAGGGTGGTTGTTTACAACGAAAGCGATTGTAATCGCCCAAGTCGCTGTATCCTTACCGATTATTATTTCTCTTACGTATTCAGCGTTTAAAAAATTGGATCGTTCTCTACTATTACAAATTAAAGCATTAGCACCTACAAAATGGCAGACACTCATTCTTTATGTAAAAGAAGCTCGCTTCGGGATCATGGCTGCGATTATGGCCGGACTGGGCAGAGTGTTAGCAGAAGTTGGGGCAGCAATGATGGTCGGAGGAAATCTCAAAGGGGAAACGAGAATTCTTACGACTGCTATGGTGATGGAAGTGTCTCGCGGTAACTTCCACATCGCCATTGCCCTATCATTTATTCTCATGTCTCTTGCTTTACTTGTCACGATTTTATTACTACGTCTTCAACAAAAGGATGTGGCAGCATGA